One window of Alkaliphilus metalliredigens QYMF genomic DNA carries:
- a CDS encoding stalk domain-containing protein, with translation MNKSKFTKTLALGICFTALSSSIVLANGGGMQSSILSDRLPADMIEVDWRQAMDMGKLPADLLDAPVSDFARQPRELNENILQKQREIDKYLFKDHVEEMNKKDFKVTHTGPYDDYVEIGITPYNEENATYLYDIFGEDEVKVVEGQQAVTLPMEVELDAIDIGAVKIQVNGQFLELDVEPFIENDRTLLPLRGVMEKLGAKVEWHPERKVIEVSTEDITIELVIGQDTAKIIRRNDDTLKEETLKLEVPATIKEDRTFIPGRFVTETLGAKVEWNESLRLMIVETDGESDIIGVERPIDFEIVENQVIEGNEAVSKWYQDKFDTQGIHSLIDGEWKYVLVSAGEKPTGGYSIQIDSITEVTQGTAYIHATLQSPNRDDMVTQALTYPNVLVRFHKGDIETIQGDLVSSQNDIGNIIENEIGDSLEEMQKAIAIDSIKEMKLYSLMGEEIKAFTMDEMKEIINQLNTSPTYNGAYPAMLAGNNIKMALEDEGSIQLISYGFEDHVILMGEVAGEYVSYCIVSPEIGRMLLSEVNR, from the coding sequence ATGAATAAATCAAAATTTACAAAGACACTTGCTTTAGGTATATGTTTCACAGCACTATCATCTAGTATCGTTTTAGCTAATGGAGGAGGAATGCAATCGTCAATCCTATCCGATAGGCTACCTGCTGATATGATTGAAGTTGATTGGAGACAGGCAATGGATATGGGGAAATTACCAGCAGATCTACTTGATGCTCCAGTTTCAGATTTTGCCCGACAACCAAGGGAGCTCAATGAAAACATACTCCAAAAGCAAAGAGAGATCGATAAATACTTATTTAAAGATCATGTTGAGGAAATGAATAAAAAAGATTTCAAAGTGACACATACAGGACCATATGATGATTATGTTGAAATTGGGATTACCCCATACAATGAAGAAAATGCCACATATCTTTATGATATATTTGGAGAAGATGAGGTTAAAGTGGTTGAAGGTCAGCAGGCGGTTACATTACCAATGGAAGTAGAATTAGATGCTATAGACATTGGTGCTGTTAAAATTCAAGTAAATGGTCAGTTCTTAGAATTAGATGTAGAACCTTTCATTGAAAATGATCGTACATTACTACCTTTACGAGGCGTTATGGAGAAATTAGGAGCTAAAGTTGAATGGCATCCAGAGCGTAAAGTGATTGAAGTATCTACGGAGGATATTACAATCGAATTAGTGATTGGCCAGGATACTGCAAAGATAATCAGACGTAATGATGACACATTAAAAGAAGAAACATTAAAACTAGAAGTACCAGCAACAATCAAGGAAGATCGTACTTTTATTCCTGGACGTTTTGTTACTGAAACTTTAGGCGCTAAAGTGGAATGGAATGAATCTTTGCGTTTGATGATAGTTGAAACCGATGGTGAAAGTGATATTATCGGTGTTGAACGACCAATAGATTTTGAAATAGTAGAAAACCAGGTAATCGAAGGAAATGAAGCTGTATCAAAATGGTATCAAGATAAATTTGATACCCAGGGGATACATTCTTTAATAGATGGTGAATGGAAATATGTATTGGTATCAGCAGGAGAGAAACCAACTGGGGGATATAGCATACAAATAGATAGCATCACTGAAGTCACACAAGGGACAGCATATATCCACGCTACCCTACAGTCTCCAAATAGGGATGATATGGTTACTCAGGCATTGACATATCCAAATGTCTTAGTTAGATTCCATAAAGGTGATATAGAAACAATTCAAGGAGATTTAGTAAGTTCACAAAATGATATTGGCAATATAATTGAAAATGAAATTGGAGATTCCTTAGAAGAAATGCAGAAAGCCATTGCCATTGATTCAATCAAGGAAATGAAATTATATAGCTTGATGGGAGAAGAAATCAAGGCTTTTACAATGGATGAAATGAAAGAAATAATTAACCAATTAAATACAAGCCCAACCTACAATGGAGCATACCCAGCAATGCTGGCAGGAAATAATATAAAAATGGCATTAGAGGATGAAGGAAGTATTCAACTGATTAGCTATGGGTTTGAGGACCATGTCATATTGATGGGAGAAGTTGCGGGTGAGTATGTATCATACTGTATCGTGAGCCCGGAAATTGGTCGTATGCTACTAAGTGAGGTAAATAGGTAG
- a CDS encoding flavodoxin family protein — MKVVAFNGSPNKEGNTYHAIKIVADELEKEGIITEIIHVGNKSIRGCTACNQCVKNKNEKCVLPSDEVNEWIQNMKGAEGLILGSPVHYSAIGGTMKSFLDRAFYVAGVNNGILRHKVAASVVAVRRSGGLPTFDQLNNYINYSEMLIPTSNYWNVIHGAKPGEVMQDEEGVQIMRILGKNMAWLMKLVENGKGSIKEPERERKSLTNFIR, encoded by the coding sequence ATGAAAGTTGTCGCTTTTAATGGAAGTCCAAACAAAGAGGGGAATACCTACCATGCTATAAAAATAGTAGCTGATGAACTGGAGAAAGAAGGTATAATAACCGAAATTATTCATGTTGGGAATAAGTCAATTAGGGGATGTACTGCATGTAATCAATGTGTCAAAAACAAAAATGAAAAATGTGTTCTACCAAGTGATGAGGTGAATGAATGGATTCAAAACATGAAAGGGGCAGAGGGATTAATTTTAGGGTCTCCCGTACATTACTCAGCAATTGGAGGGACTATGAAATCATTTTTAGATAGAGCTTTTTATGTTGCAGGTGTTAATAATGGAATACTAAGACATAAGGTGGCTGCATCTGTTGTTGCTGTTAGACGCTCCGGAGGGCTTCCAACCTTCGATCAATTAAACAACTATATTAATTATTCGGAGATGTTAATACCAACGTCGAACTATTGGAATGTTATCCATGGTGCAAAACCAGGAGAAGTGATGCAAGATGAAGAAGGAGTACAAATTATGCGAATACTAGGTAAAAACATGGCATGGCTTATGAAGTTAGTTGAAAATGGCAAAGGATCTATTAAAGAACCCGAAAGAGAAAGAAAATCATTAACGAATTTTATTCGCTAA
- a CDS encoding YcdB/YcdC domain-containing protein — MKFRKTISFIMVGGLLFSGGTVAFGQGTNASITMSVERAVSHPGAENTTTDSNLSESQALELAKEYMESFYGENMEKEEFDTQASYRENWQNPEEYTWEIAFSRHSRDSYFHANVTIRDIDEKLMSIRKHSDYRGEAVQIAKYTKEEAEKIAYNFIKDFKPDSMEQLIVGTSPHMRYYDHVNSSGLNPREYHIFYTRQENDIPVVGDGIQIGVNNATGEVTSYSYNWNEKELPAADATISAEEARGMFKEKLDFQLNYISVRDRSEPYGEEIEKVRLTYSPSFNGGSLIDATTGQMIDPVVTTKDKSKTVDISEKQRKQFGKLTSKTEQRTSEMTREEAVSLANQIFEEIYDGQEINIERTSYNSSMNYGQGGNRKTWDIQFGVKDQYRLSGNVAIDALTGEVMRLNLHSWGIRERAMESGEEFTPEVEWEDAYDIAIEVVKTLFPEKLKDLDYEQTYHEQIHYYNDMKIINPEYSFNFERVENHIPYRDNSINVSIDSSTGMLQRVFYRWNDVQLPETQKILDKQDLMDVYMQQSKAELSYSTIRDREANGQDIKLVYVNSPNNSVIHQNIDAHTGMLLDWNGQEVDKEDGEIQDITKKIQGHWAEKELKIMVANGVIDLEKFDVGDKMTKNEIIKMMVKAVGYEMYGGQNLEELKFIDVDSKDDYYNYLQAATMYQFIENEQKIFDGYNTVSRENLAEMLIKMTTLEKAATIEGIYTLPVEDIEAIDKEKIGHIAILHGLEIMKSEGERYNPQEAVTLEEAAVSIYRAFEIFGRQMN; from the coding sequence ATGAAGTTCAGAAAAACGATTAGCTTTATTATGGTGGGAGGATTACTTTTTTCAGGTGGGACGGTTGCTTTTGGACAAGGAACTAATGCTTCTATAACTATGTCTGTGGAGCGTGCAGTTAGCCATCCAGGCGCAGAAAACACTACCACTGACAGTAATCTGTCGGAATCACAAGCGTTAGAATTGGCAAAGGAATATATGGAAAGTTTTTATGGTGAAAACATGGAGAAAGAGGAATTTGATACGCAAGCTAGTTACAGAGAAAATTGGCAAAACCCTGAAGAGTATACATGGGAGATCGCATTCAGTCGACATAGTAGAGATAGTTATTTTCATGCCAATGTTACAATTAGAGATATAGATGAAAAGTTGATGAGTATTAGAAAACACAGTGATTACAGAGGTGAAGCGGTCCAGATTGCAAAATATACAAAAGAAGAGGCGGAAAAAATAGCTTACAATTTTATTAAGGACTTTAAACCAGATAGTATGGAGCAACTTATAGTAGGCACCAGCCCTCATATGAGATACTATGATCATGTAAATAGTAGTGGACTAAATCCTAGAGAGTATCATATTTTCTATACAAGACAAGAAAATGATATTCCTGTAGTGGGAGATGGCATACAAATAGGTGTAAATAATGCTACGGGAGAAGTAACTTCTTATAGTTACAACTGGAATGAAAAAGAGCTTCCAGCAGCTGATGCAACTATTTCTGCTGAAGAAGCTAGAGGTATGTTTAAAGAGAAACTTGATTTTCAACTTAATTACATATCTGTAAGAGATAGAAGCGAACCTTATGGTGAAGAGATAGAAAAAGTAAGATTAACTTATTCTCCAAGCTTTAACGGTGGAAGCTTGATTGATGCCACTACAGGGCAGATGATTGACCCTGTTGTTACAACTAAAGACAAAAGTAAAACTGTAGATATATCTGAAAAGCAAAGAAAACAATTTGGAAAATTAACCTCAAAAACGGAACAGCGCACTTCAGAAATGACTAGAGAGGAAGCTGTAAGCTTAGCAAACCAAATATTTGAAGAGATTTATGATGGACAGGAAATCAACATTGAAAGAACCAGCTATAACTCTTCAATGAACTATGGGCAAGGTGGAAATAGAAAAACATGGGATATTCAGTTTGGAGTAAAGGATCAATATCGTCTAAGTGGAAATGTTGCTATTGATGCCTTAACGGGAGAAGTAATGAGATTAAATCTTCATAGCTGGGGAATTCGAGAGAGGGCAATGGAATCGGGGGAGGAGTTTACCCCTGAGGTGGAATGGGAAGATGCATATGATATTGCTATAGAAGTAGTAAAGACACTTTTTCCAGAAAAGCTAAAAGACCTTGACTATGAGCAGACCTATCATGAACAAATACATTACTATAATGACATGAAAATAATTAATCCAGAATATAGTTTTAATTTTGAACGAGTAGAAAATCACATTCCATATAGAGATAATTCCATAAATGTATCAATAGATAGCTCTACAGGCATGCTACAACGTGTTTTCTATAGATGGAATGATGTGCAACTTCCAGAAACACAGAAGATTTTAGATAAACAAGACCTTATGGATGTATACATGCAACAATCAAAGGCAGAACTAAGCTATTCAACGATACGTGATAGAGAAGCAAATGGCCAAGATATAAAACTAGTTTATGTAAATAGCCCTAACAATTCAGTGATTCATCAAAATATTGATGCACATACGGGTATGTTGTTAGATTGGAACGGGCAAGAAGTTGACAAAGAAGATGGAGAAATTCAAGATATTACAAAAAAAATCCAAGGACATTGGGCCGAGAAGGAACTGAAAATCATGGTTGCTAATGGTGTAATAGATTTAGAAAAGTTTGACGTAGGCGACAAAATGACAAAAAACGAAATTATAAAAATGATGGTAAAAGCTGTGGGGTACGAGATGTATGGTGGTCAGAATTTAGAAGAACTAAAGTTCATAGATGTGGACAGCAAGGATGACTATTATAACTATTTACAGGCTGCAACAATGTATCAGTTTATAGAAAATGAACAAAAGATTTTTGATGGATATAATACTGTATCAAGAGAGAATTTAGCGGAAATGTTAATTAAAATGACAACATTAGAAAAGGCTGCTACAATTGAGGGGATTTATACCCTCCCTGTAGAGGATATTGAAGCGATAGACAAAGAAAAAATTGGTCATATAGCCATACTACATGGGTTAGAAATTATGAAGTCAGAAGGAGAACGTTATAATCCCCAAGAGGCTGTGACACTAGAAGAAGCCGCGGTGTCAATCTACCGTGCTTTTGAAATATTTGGAAGACAGATGAATTAA
- a CDS encoding stalk domain-containing protein, whose product MPKDMIEVDWRQPMDMGKLPMSSFDTAVSDLTREPSMINEKMLQKQREIDKYLFEDHAEEINKKGFMVTHTGPYDDYVEIGITPYNEENATYLYDIFGEDNVKIVEGQQAITLPLHADIGVVDADTVIPIVHYENQIIKEGNPVGIQVNGQLLELDVEPFIENNRTLIPLRGVMEQLGANVKWHPERRVVEVHTEDINIELVIGENTAKVIRNIDGISQEETLELEVPSKIVDGRTFILGRFVTETLGAKVEWNESLRLMIIETDGESDIIGVERPIDFEIVENQVIEGNEAVSKWYQDKFNSEGIYSLIDGDWIYVLVSAGEKPTGGYDLQIDSITEVTPGTAYVHAALKAADKDAMVTQALTYPNAVVRFLKDGIETIEGDLVNLH is encoded by the coding sequence ATGCCAAAGGATATGATTGAGGTTGATTGGAGACAGCCAATGGATATGGGGAAATTACCAATGAGTTCATTTGATACTGCTGTTTCAGACTTAACCCGAGAACCAAGTATGATCAATGAAAAAATGCTCCAAAAACAAAGAGAGATCGATAAATACTTATTTGAAGATCATGCTGAAGAAATTAATAAAAAAGGTTTTATGGTTACGCATACAGGTCCATATGATGATTATGTCGAAATAGGGATAACACCATACAATGAAGAAAATGCCACATATCTATATGACATTTTTGGAGAAGATAATGTTAAAATTGTTGAAGGGCAACAGGCGATTACATTGCCATTACATGCAGATATTGGTGTGGTTGATGCTGATACTGTTATACCAATCGTTCACTATGAAAACCAAATCATAAAAGAAGGAAATCCTGTTGGAATTCAAGTGAACGGCCAGTTACTAGAATTAGATGTAGAGCCATTCATTGAAAATAATCGAACATTAATACCCCTAAGGGGAGTTATGGAGCAATTAGGAGCTAATGTTAAATGGCATCCAGAGCGAAGGGTTGTTGAAGTTCATACTGAAGACATCAATATTGAACTGGTTATAGGAGAAAATACTGCGAAGGTAATAAGAAATATTGATGGAATATCACAAGAAGAGACCTTGGAACTAGAGGTTCCATCAAAGATTGTTGATGGTCGTACATTTATTCTTGGTCGATTCGTTACGGAAACTTTAGGAGCAAAAGTGGAATGGAATGAATCATTACGCTTGATGATCATTGAAACCGATGGTGAAAGTGATATTATTGGTGTTGAACGACCAATAGATTTTGAAATAGTAGAAAACCAGGTAATCGAAGGAAATGAAGCTGTATCGAAATGGTATCAAGATAAATTTAATAGCGAAGGGATATATTCTTTAATAGATGGAGACTGGATATATGTATTGGTGTCAGCAGGAGAGAAACCTACTGGGGGATATGATCTGCAAATAGATAGTATCACTGAAGTAACACCAGGGACAGCATATGTCCATGCAGCACTAAAAGCTGCAGATAAGGATGCAATGGTGACTCAAGCATTGACATATCCAAATGCTGTGGTTAGATTTCTTAAAGATGGTATTGAAACAATTGAAGGAGATTTGGTAAATCTGCACTAA
- a CDS encoding N-acetylmuramoyl-L-alanine amidase — protein sequence MKIIIDSGHGGKDPGAVAFGMTEKYLNLIFAELLATQLENLNIDVDRSLINDIYYTPKELTDLIKDSGASICISCHNNAFNGTVRGFEVIHSIHTKDTLAKSIFEEVKKTNFIVRRVFSRRSTVAPGSDQDYYYIIRLTHPHVETIIVEFGFMDNAEDFKMLTDSVWQQRLTAAVATGISQYISSNIVTKTSILGTSILTPPQLKSALKAVNHSIDPGIVDIYYTISSVYGIKADLAFIQSIHETNWLRFTGVVQPEQNNFSGLGATGPNNPGLSFPTVAAGVEAHIQHLFAYATILPLPAGRILYDKRFNLVQRGSAPSWEDLNGKWAVPGIGYGEKFVAMQNTILKTYPDKLPDTPPITEKPPIPQPPVHWAKSCHDALTEAGLLSNDHTDTLDESASKGVLFCLVNSLRKELMKNE from the coding sequence ATGAAGATAATCATTGATTCTGGCCATGGTGGAAAAGATCCAGGGGCAGTAGCCTTTGGTATGACAGAAAAATATTTAAATCTCATATTTGCAGAACTTCTTGCTACGCAGCTTGAGAATCTGAATATAGATGTAGATAGATCCTTAATCAACGACATCTACTATACTCCTAAGGAATTGACAGATTTAATCAAAGATTCAGGTGCATCTATCTGTATTTCATGTCATAATAATGCCTTCAATGGTACAGTTAGAGGCTTCGAAGTTATCCATAGTATACACACTAAAGACACATTGGCAAAATCCATTTTCGAAGAAGTTAAAAAAACTAATTTTATAGTTAGAAGGGTATTCAGCAGAAGAAGTACAGTAGCTCCTGGTTCAGATCAGGATTACTATTATATAATCAGACTTACACATCCCCATGTGGAAACCATTATTGTAGAATTCGGCTTCATGGATAATGCCGAAGATTTTAAAATGCTTACTGATTCGGTATGGCAACAGCGCCTTACTGCTGCTGTAGCTACAGGTATAAGTCAATACATTTCTTCAAACATAGTTACGAAGACAAGTATATTGGGAACATCTATACTGACTCCCCCACAATTGAAGTCGGCATTAAAAGCTGTTAATCATTCTATCGATCCAGGAATTGTTGATATCTATTACACCATCTCTTCAGTGTATGGAATCAAGGCAGATTTAGCGTTTATTCAGTCCATTCATGAAACTAATTGGCTGAGATTTACAGGGGTCGTTCAGCCAGAGCAGAATAATTTTTCAGGTCTCGGGGCTACTGGACCTAACAATCCAGGCCTATCATTTCCTACAGTAGCAGCTGGAGTTGAAGCACATATACAGCATTTATTCGCTTACGCTACAATACTCCCACTTCCTGCTGGACGTATACTGTATGACAAGAGATTCAATCTCGTACAAAGAGGAAGTGCACCCAGTTGGGAAGATCTAAATGGAAAATGGGCAGTTCCAGGTATAGGGTATGGAGAAAAATTTGTAGCAATGCAAAATACAATATTGAAAACCTATCCTGACAAGTTGCCGGATACGCCTCCCATTACAGAAAAACCGCCAATCCCGCAACCGCCAGTTCACTGGGCTAAATCATGCCATGATGCGTTAACAGAGGCTGGACTCCTTTCTAATGATCATACTGATACACTTGATGAGTCCGCAAGTAAGGGCGTTCTTTTTTGTTTAGTTAACAGTCTAAGAAAGGAGTTAATGAAAAATGAATAA
- a CDS encoding redoxin domain-containing protein, which produces MKAIEVGNHAPNFMVKDINDQNLSLADYQGKKVLLSWHPLAWTPVCTDQMRALENNWQTFQKLNTVPLGFSVDPPPCKKAWATAILMNNVSLPSDFWPHGKVAQAYGLFNEAQGVSERANIIVDENGIIKWVKVYPSQQLPDINEVIQVLSNMQM; this is translated from the coding sequence ATGAAAGCGATTGAGGTAGGTAATCATGCACCAAATTTCATGGTAAAGGATATTAATGACCAAAACCTAAGTTTGGCAGACTATCAAGGAAAAAAGGTATTACTCTCCTGGCATCCTCTTGCTTGGACACCCGTTTGTACTGATCAGATGAGGGCATTAGAGAATAATTGGCAAACATTTCAGAAACTCAATACAGTTCCCCTTGGTTTTAGTGTTGATCCGCCACCCTGTAAAAAAGCATGGGCAACAGCAATCTTAATGAATAACGTAAGTCTTCCTTCAGACTTTTGGCCCCATGGAAAAGTGGCTCAAGCGTACGGTTTGTTTAATGAAGCACAAGGTGTATCAGAACGGGCAAATATTATCGTCGATGAAAATGGTATCATTAAATGGGTAAAAGTTTATCCTTCTCAACAGTTACCGGATATAAATGAAGTGATACAAGTTCTGTCCAATATGCAAATGTAG
- a CDS encoding dimethylarginine dimethylaminohydrolase family protein → MRVFTKNEYERICYCLMAYPCNLLIVDANNIFSKDMDKNLAISQYNRLVNILVECGVKVQFLDLDSSPSQVFTRDIGFIIENILFISKMTDPLRQSEIKGLIQLAKKHKIKIHLMSHNVEGGDVIVHDNKIFIGQGNRSNERAAEEIAAVLSQNNMEYQIIKVLFDTTKIHLDCVFSILDKDTCLISDDVFKPQNIKDHFSKTIEVPKDQVDILAANIINLGQNRILCCSESLTHILQDHGYHTSFIEFSEVIKVGGSIGCCVLPILREENT, encoded by the coding sequence ATGAGAGTATTTACAAAAAATGAATACGAAAGGATTTGTTACTGTTTGATGGCTTATCCTTGTAACCTTCTTATTGTCGATGCTAACAATATATTTTCAAAGGATATGGATAAAAACCTAGCCATTAGTCAGTATAATCGACTTGTAAACATATTAGTAGAATGTGGCGTAAAGGTGCAATTTTTAGACTTAGATAGTAGCCCCAGCCAAGTTTTTACTAGAGATATAGGTTTCATTATTGAAAATATTTTATTTATCAGCAAAATGACGGATCCCTTAAGACAATCAGAAATCAAGGGGCTAATTCAATTAGCTAAAAAGCATAAAATCAAAATCCACCTCATGAGCCATAATGTAGAGGGGGGAGATGTCATCGTTCATGACAACAAAATATTTATTGGACAAGGAAACCGCTCCAATGAAAGGGCAGCGGAAGAAATTGCTGCTGTTTTATCCCAAAATAATATGGAATATCAAATCATTAAGGTTCTTTTTGATACAACCAAAATCCACTTGGATTGTGTTTTTAGTATTTTAGATAAAGATACCTGCCTTATTTCTGATGATGTCTTTAAGCCTCAAAATATCAAAGACCATTTTTCAAAAACCATAGAAGTTCCCAAGGATCAAGTTGATATTCTTGCTGCAAATATTATTAACCTAGGTCAAAACAGAATTTTATGTTGTAGTGAATCATTAACTCATATCCTTCAAGACCATGGATACCATACTTCTTTTATCGAATTTAGTGAAGTGATTAAAGTGGGAGGAAGTATTGGCTGCTGTGTTTTACCTAT
- a CDS encoding DUF418 domain-containing protein encodes MTKNDSPVAKPISSGERIRELDIIRGFALFGVLLVNIAMFNTTLFSEMASVSPMSNPLHLDGLSDRISAVLIQIFAQGKFYTIFSFLFGLGFYIFMERAESKNRSANYLFARRSFILVLFGILHFVFVWYGDILHVYGIIAFLLMLFRNRSIKTIRNWIVALLILSTLIFSGFAFLNDYISTIVSNEVMMDQYNNIYIQMEQSVEIYSNGSFVEIVAYRMKNEFPVVASQLVFLIPKILGMFLIGLYVGKRRIFNNVENNVDFIRKVWRWGGAIGILTTLGYVLIQFNLMQPDSLFYNSSIALFKEISTVFLSMFYVTSLILLYQKTPFKRFLYPLSYMGRMALTNYLVQCILCSFIFYGYGLGLLNKASIATGILLTILIYTAQVFFSMFWLKKYHYGPVEWLWRHLTYN; translated from the coding sequence TTGACTAAAAACGATTCACCGGTAGCTAAACCAATTTCTTCAGGGGAAAGAATTAGAGAACTAGATATTATAAGAGGGTTTGCCCTTTTTGGAGTACTTCTCGTCAATATAGCCATGTTTAATACAACATTATTTTCTGAGATGGCTTCTGTTTCACCGATGTCTAATCCATTACATCTAGATGGATTATCTGATAGGATATCTGCTGTGTTGATTCAAATTTTTGCCCAAGGTAAGTTTTATACAATCTTTTCATTTTTGTTTGGTCTAGGTTTTTATATTTTTATGGAAAGGGCGGAATCTAAAAATCGCTCTGCAAATTATCTTTTTGCACGTCGATCATTTATTCTTGTACTATTTGGTATACTACATTTTGTATTTGTTTGGTACGGAGATATTTTACATGTATATGGGATCATAGCCTTCTTATTAATGCTTTTTAGAAACAGAAGCATTAAAACCATCAGAAATTGGATTGTGGCATTGCTTATATTATCCACATTGATATTTAGTGGTTTCGCATTTTTAAATGATTATATTTCAACAATAGTCAGTAATGAAGTCATGATGGATCAATACAACAATATATATATCCAAATGGAACAATCCGTTGAAATCTATAGTAATGGCTCCTTTGTAGAAATCGTAGCCTATAGAATGAAAAATGAATTTCCTGTAGTGGCGTCACAATTGGTATTTTTGATTCCTAAGATACTTGGGATGTTTCTCATTGGACTCTATGTAGGAAAGAGAAGAATATTCAATAATGTAGAAAACAACGTAGATTTTATTAGAAAAGTATGGAGATGGGGTGGTGCAATAGGAATTTTAACGACATTAGGATATGTGCTCATTCAGTTTAATTTGATGCAGCCAGATTCCCTGTTCTATAATAGTTCTATTGCATTATTCAAGGAGATATCCACAGTGTTTTTGTCGATGTTCTATGTTACAAGTCTAATCCTTCTATATCAAAAAACGCCTTTTAAAAGATTTCTTTATCCTCTAAGCTATATGGGGCGAATGGCACTAACCAATTATTTAGTACAATGTATCCTATGTTCATTTATTTTTTATGGGTATGGGTTAGGACTTTTAAATAAGGCAAGTATTGCAACGGGAATACTATTAACGATATTGATCTACACTGCTCAAGTGTTTTTTAGTATGTTTTGGTTAAAAAAGTATCATTATGGACCAGTAGAGTGGTTGTGGCGGCATCTTACTTATAATTAA